From Pantoea sp. Ep11b, the proteins below share one genomic window:
- a CDS encoding contact-dependent growth inhibition system immunity protein: MKNINIAGLDSLIAIYFGQDYDLFGSGESVDAQINAWIADSTAASRHGLMGDIEQFMRECDNLEEDFRSRYGSEFSTELWETTPAEFLNLLKQKVSAPLSQG; encoded by the coding sequence ATGAAAAACATTAACATAGCCGGACTTGATAGCCTTATTGCCATCTATTTCGGACAAGACTATGACCTGTTCGGTAGTGGTGAAAGTGTAGATGCCCAAATCAACGCATGGATTGCAGACTCCACTGCTGCTTCACGACATGGCTTGATGGGTGATATTGAGCAATTTATGAGGGAGTGTGACAACCTGGAGGAGGACTTCAGAAGCCGCTATGGCTCGGAATTTTCTACAGAATTATGGGAAACGACGCCTGCCGAATTCCTCAACCTTTTAAAGCAAAAGGTTAGTGCACCTCTTTCTCAAGGCTGA
- a CDS encoding CDP-diacylglycerol diphosphatase, whose product MSRLIGCNPLNGKWLWRCRSLPLFIALLLVGCARSDALWTVTHDLCMTNHHYRRDPAPCQQVYQSQDSNQGFSVIQNPRYRLHFLLVPTIAISGIESITLSRPGRPDYFGYAWLMRYPLMAAYGATVPEDRLGMALNSAYGRSQNQLHIHLTCLRKDVYRQLQAERPYIQDEWQPLPDRLLKHTYYARRVIQPTAMGIYPVSSVARHLRLSPPQLAEWGVALIPATFSGEKGFILLATRRGLDKGNRASVESLLDKRCAILSTPPAEVSVGD is encoded by the coding sequence TTGAGTCGCCTGATCGGATGCAATCCACTTAACGGGAAATGGTTATGGCGATGCCGCTCGCTGCCGCTTTTCATCGCGCTGCTGCTGGTGGGATGCGCCCGCTCTGACGCGCTGTGGACGGTCACGCATGACCTCTGCATGACTAACCATCACTACCGGCGCGATCCTGCTCCCTGCCAGCAGGTCTATCAGTCACAGGACAGTAACCAGGGCTTCAGCGTCATCCAGAATCCTCGTTACAGGCTGCATTTTCTTCTGGTCCCCACCATAGCGATCTCCGGCATTGAGAGCATCACGCTATCGCGCCCCGGGCGTCCCGACTATTTCGGTTACGCCTGGCTTATGCGTTATCCGCTGATGGCTGCCTATGGGGCCACGGTGCCGGAGGATCGACTTGGCATGGCGCTGAATTCCGCTTATGGCCGCAGCCAGAATCAGCTGCATATTCATCTGACCTGCCTGCGGAAGGATGTTTATCGGCAGCTTCAGGCCGAGCGTCCTTATATTCAGGATGAGTGGCAACCCTTGCCTGATCGCCTGCTGAAACATACTTACTATGCCCGTCGCGTTATACAGCCGACGGCGATGGGGATCTATCCTGTCAGCTCTGTGGCACGTCATCTCCGGCTGTCGCCGCCGCAGCTGGCGGAATGGGGCGTAGCGCTCATCCCGGCGACGTTCTCAGGCGAAAAAGGGTTTATTCTGCTGGCTACCCGACGCGGTCTGGATAAGGGCAATCGGGCCTCCGTTGAGTCGTTACTGGATAAGCGCTGCGCGATCCTGTCAACGCCGCCAGCAGAGGTTTCAGTCGGCGATTAG